The following is a genomic window from Streptomyces sp. BHT-5-2.
GCGTCACCATCACCGCGCTTGTCCCCGGCCTGGCACGGCTCCTGCCGGAGCACGCCACCGACCTCTCCAGCCTGGAGGTACTCCAGGTGGGCGGGGCCCGGCTCTACGAACCGGATGCGCGCCGCCTCATCAGTGCCCTGCCGGGACGTCTCCAGCAGGTGTTCGGCATGGCGGAAGGACTGCTCAATTTCACGCGGCTCGACGACCCGGACGACGTCGTGGCGACGACCCAGGGCAGGCCCGCCTCCTCCGCCGACGAATGGTTCCTCGCCGATGGGTCCGGAAGCCCGCTGCCGGCCGGGCAGGAGGGTGAACTGCTTGTCAGGGGCCCGTACACGATCGGCGGCTACCTCGCGCCAGAGGAGGTGAACCGGTCCTCCTTCACCGCCGACGGCTTCTACCGCACCGGCGATATCGTCCGCCTACACGAGTCGGGCAACTTCGTGGTCGTCGGGCGCCGCAAGGACTTTGTGAACCGCGGCGGCGAGAAGGTGTCCGCGTCCGAGCTGGAAACGGTCCTGGCCGACTGCGGCGCGCTGGCCGCCTCCGCGGTCGTCCCCGTGCCCGACGATCTGCACGGAGAGGTCGTCTGCGTGGCGGCGGTGCCGGCCTCCGGAACCGCCGTCGACCTCCACACGGTGCGGGACTTCATGCTCAGCCGGGGCATCGCCCGCTACAAGCTTCCCGAACACCTCGTCCTCTGCGAGCGGCTGCCGGTGACCGCGGTCGGAAAGATCGACCGGGTCGCCCTGGCCGAACAGGCACGCGAGCAGGTGCTGCCCGCCCCCGGGGTGCCTCAAGACGCCGACTCCACCACTCCCTGAACCCACCACCGACCGGAAGGCACGTGCGATGGCCGCGCACACTGACAACGAGATTGTGATCGACGCCCCCTTCACCACCGTCTGGAGCATCGCCAACGATGTGACGAACTGGCCGGACCTCTTCGACGGCGCTTACGCCTCGGCTGAGATCCTGCAGGGTGACGAGAGGCGGTTGACCTTTCGCCTGACCACCGAGCCCGAGGACGACGGCAAGCAGTACAGCTGGGTCTCGGAGCGCGTCATGGACCGGGACGAGGGCACGGTCAGTGCCCGGAGGATCGAGAACGGGCCGTTCCTCTACATGCACATATTCCAGTCCTTCGAGACGCTGCCCGGCGGCAGCACCAAGGTCCGCTGGGTCCAGGACTTCGAGGTGCTGCCGGAAGTGCCGTACGACGACGCGTGGTTCGCCAACCGCATCAACAAGAACTGCCAGCGCGAACTCGTGCGCCACAAGGAATACATCGAGGCGCGCGCCGGCGGCCGGCAGTGAGCGGCCCGGCCACGGGCCGTGCCGTGGACGCGCAGCGGACGGTTGACCTCGGCGACGGGGCCTTCGCGGTGGTCAACGGCGACGGCGGGATGGGACTGTCCAACTCGACGGTCCTGGTGGACGACGGACGGGCCGTGGTGATCGACACCATGCTGCTCCCGCGCATGAACGCCCGCACGCGCGAGGAACTGCGGGCCAGGAACACCACCGCCGAGCTGATCCTCAACACCCATCAGCACGTCGACCACATGGGAGGCAACGGCGCATTCCCCGGAGTGCGAGCGGTGGCGCCCGAAGGGGCCGCGGCGGCGCTGCGCCGAATGGCCGAGGACACCGCCTTCCTGCCCCGCTTGATGCCCGCCTTCGCGCCCGAGCTGACGGACCTCGAACTGCGGCTCCCGGAACCGGTGGACCCCGAAGCCCTGGTGCTTCCGCACGAGGCACGGGCCCTGGTCTTCGAGAACGCGCACAGCATCGTGGACCTCGCCGTCTGGCTTCCCGGACAGCGGTTGCTGGTGGCCGGCGACCTCTGCTTCCACGGGGTCACCCCGCTCGCCCGGCACGGCAGCGTCGCCGGGTGGATCGGCGCACTCGACCGGCTGATCGACCTGGAACCGTCCGTCGTCGTCCCGGGGCACGGCGAGGTGACCGGCCCGCACGTCCTCCACGTACTGCGCGACTACCTCCAGAGGCTGTGGTCGGCAGCGTGCCGGGCGGTCGAGGAAGGAGCCACCGCGGCTGACACGGCGGCGGTGGCTGACAACTTCGATGCCGGGCCGGTCGCGGAATGGGGTGAGCCGCAGCGGACGTCCTTGAATCTGCGCGTGGCTCTGGGCGAGCTCACCGGCGATCCGCTCCCGCTCGGACCGCCACGGTGATGCCACGGACGCACCCGTTCTGGGCCCAGCCGCTGGGTGAGCCCGGCAAGACAGGAGGATCATGAGCAACAACAGCGGCGGCCCGTCCCCCCGTGCCCGACGCGTCGTTGTCACCGGCATCGGTGTCGTCAATCCGCTCGCCACCGGCACGGAGCCCTTCTGGGAGGCCGTCCTCGCCAAGAAGACCGCGATCGGCGCGATCAGCCGTTTCGATGCCGACGGGCTGCCAGTCCATCTGTCCGCCGAAGTGGCCGGCTTCCGGGCTACCGACCATGTGCCCCGTCGGCTGGTGGTCAAGAGCGACCTCTTCGCGCACTACGCCATGGCGGCCGCCGGGCAAGCGCTGGCCGACGCCAGCTTCGACACCGAGCCGTTCGATCCGTTCCGCACGGGCATCAGCTTCGGCAACAACAGCGGTGGGTGGGAGCTGTGCGAACGCGGCTTCCGCGAGTACTACCAGCAGCATCCGACCATGATCAATCCCTGGCAGGCGACCGCGTGGTTCCCCACCGCCGCCCAGGGGTTCGTGAGTATCCGTTACGGCATCCGCGGCTTCAGCAAGAGCTTCGCGGCGGACCGCGCCAGCGGCGCCTGCGGCCTGCTGCACGGCATGCGAAGCATCCTGAGAGGGCGCAACGACGTCGTGCTGGCGGGCGGCGCAGAAGCACCACTGACCCGTCTGGGCATGGCGGCCCATGTCACCACCGGTGACCTGAGCCGCGCCTCGGCCGCGGAGGACGGCTACCTGCCCTTCGACGGCGAGCGCGCCGGACTGGTCCTGGGCGAGGGCGCCACCGTCCTGGTCTTGGAGGAACGCGAGCACGCGCTTCGCCGCGGGGCCCGGGTGCTCGGTGAACTCGCCTCCGCCGAACAGCGCACGGCCGCTCCGGACGAACCGGACGGAGCGGCCGCCGCGCTCACCGCAGCGCTGCATGCGGCGGACCGGGCACCCCAGGACGTCGACGTCGTCTTCGCCGAGGGCGCCGGCTCCGCCGAGAGCGACGCCACCGAGGCCCGTGCCCTGGCCCGGGTATTCGGTGAGGGTTGCGTACCGGTGACGGTTCCCAAGGCTGGTTACGGCCATCAGTACGGAGCCAGCGCCGCGACGGAACTCGTCTGTGCGGCTCTGTCCCTCAGGGACGGAGCCCTCCCGCCCACACCGGGCACTCGAACGGTCGACGAGCGGTGCGCCGTCGACCTGGTGACCGAGACTCGCCCCCGGGCCGTCAGCACCACCGTCGTCCACTCCCGTTCCCGGGAAGGGACGAACGTGGCGATGGTGCTGACGGCTCCGGACCGACACGACCGGAGGGTCGCATGACGTACTACACCGCAGTGCGCGGAGCAATTTCCGCGCTGGGTTTTGAGGATGACCAGATCCTGCCCGAAGCACGGCTGCGCGGAGACCTCGAACTGGACTCCACGGAGCTGGTCGAGGTGTCCCTGCAACTCCAGCGGGACCTCGGCATCGAAGTGAAGCTCGAGCTGGCGGACGACCTCACCATCGCGGACGTCTGCCGCATCGTGGAAGAGGCCGGACAGACGACGAGCGATGCCGGGCAGCAGGCCGGCTGAAGCACGGGTCGTGGGCATCGGCGTCGACATCGTCGATCTCACGCGCATGGCGCGCTTCCTGCACCGGTACCCGGACCGCTCCCTGCGGATGATCCTGGGCGGCGCCGAACTCGCACAGGTGCGGTGTTCCCCCTCCCCGGCCGTCCGGTTGGGCATCAGCTTCGGCACCAAGGAGGCATGCGGAAAGGCCCTGGGTACCGGGCTGGCCGGCCTCGCCTGGACCGATATCGAAGCCGGCGTCGAGTCCGTCATCGCGGGCGATGCGGACGGGGAGGTCGGGGACGACGGGTGGGCCGTGCGGGAGGTCGGCGTTGCGCTGCACGGCGCCGCCCGGAACCGGGCCGCCCGACTCGGCATCGAGCGGTGGGCAGCGCGGGCGTGGCCTCTGCGGCCAGGTGCGCTGATGGTCTGCGCCTTCGCCACCACCGGCAGCGCGGCTGGGACAACGAACTGACGTGATGAGAGGAAAGGCAAGAATCCATGGCCGAACACATCGACAGCAAGGTCTTCGTCAAGGCACCTCTGGATACCCTGTGGACGCTGGCGAACTCGATGGAGAACGACCGCCGACACTCTTCGGACGGTCACCGTCTGGTGGCCAAGGACGACGAGCGCCGCTCGCAGGTACTCAAAGTGCAGACCCTGCCCGACCACGAGGGCCGTTCCTGGTCCTATTTCGTCGAGCGGGTCATGCGCCCCGAGGACTACACGGTGTACGCACGGCGCTGGGGGAACCCCAATTTCCGGTACGCCCACCTGATCTGGATCTACCGCGAGGAGCCTCGCGGTTCCAGCATCCGCTGCGTACAGGACTTCGAACTGACCGACGCCTCGACCGTCGACGGCCCGACCATGGCGCGGATCATCCGGCAGGGCACCGAAAAGGCATTGCGGGCGACCGTCGAATTCGTGGAGGAGCAAGCCGCGCTTTCGTAATGACGTCCTCCCGAAGTGACGGGACCTCTAAAAGACGCCAGCTCATGATGCCTTCTCACAGGGAGAGGAGAACGGCCGTGTCGACCCCGGAGCCCCAGCGCCCTGACCCCGCCCCTTCGCCGCTTCCCGGGTTCCGCCACTGGCTGGACGAGCAACGGCGCGGGGACACCCACCGGGTCCAGCGGATCCCCCTGGACCGGATGACCAAATGGCGGACCGACGCACGAACGGGAAACCTCCAGCACGAAAGCGGCCGCTTCTTCACGATCGAGGGCCTGGAGGTATCCCACCGGGACGGCCTGACCGCCCGGTGGACCCAGCCGGTCATCCACCAGCCTGAGGTCGGCCTCCTGGGCCTGTTGACCCGGCAGTTCGCCGGAGAGCCGTACTTCCTGGTACAAGCCAAGACGGAGCCGGGCAACTGTAACGGTGTGCAGCTGTCCCCCACGGTACAGGCCACTCGGAGCAACTTCACCGGAGTGCACGGCGGTTCCGCCGTTCCGTACCTGGACCACTTCCTACGGGCCGGACCGCGCGACGTCCTGGTGGACGTCCTGCAGTCCGAGCACGGGGCGTGGTGCTTCCGCAAGCGCAACCGCAACATGGTCGTCCGTGTCTCCGGGTCCTGCGAGGCGGCCGACGGGTTCCGCTGGCTGTCGCTCGCGGAACTGCACCGCCTCCTCAGGGAGGACGACCTCGTCCAGATGGACACCAGGTCCGTACTGGCATGCCTGCTGTCCTGCGGACTCGCTCCCACCGGTAGGGGACTTCACACCACCGGCGAGGTCCTGCACCGGATCACCAGGTACCGGGCCGAGGGGGCGGTGCGGTCCCGTCTCGTACCGCTTGCCGCGGTGGGCGGTTGGCAGCGCGACGGCTGGTCCCTCTCACCGGCCGCCGGAACCGGTGGCTTCGATGTCGTCGGTGTGGACGTCACCGCCCCCGGTCGGGAAGTTGCCGCCTGGCGCCAGCCCATGGTCGCGCCCCGCGGCACCGGACTGGCCGCGTTCGTCATACGGCGGTTCAACGGGGTGCTCCACGCGCTGGCCAGGGTCGGCGTGGAGCCCGGCTCCCCCGACCTCGCGGAACTGAGCCCGACGGTCCAGTGCTTTCCGGTGGAGGACGAGATGGGTTCGGCGGCGGAGAAGCAACCGCCGTTCCTGCGCGACGTCCTGGCCGCCTCGCCCGAGCGGATCCGGTTCGACACCGTGCTGTCCGAGGAAGGGGGGCGGTTCCTGCACGCGAGGACCAGACACCTCGTAGTGGAGGCCGATGAACGGTGGCCGCTTGAGGAACCTGCGGGCTTCGTCTGGGTGACCCTTGCCCAGCTGGGCGAGCTGCTGCGGCACAGCAACTACGTGAATGTGCAAGCACGCAGTCTGGCGGCCTGTTTGCACAGCCTGACGGTGAACGCGGCGGACGGCACGGTCCGCACCGGTGCGGGAGGTCACTGATCGCATGGTTCGGTTCGGAGTGCTCGGCACGGCCGACATCGCCCGGCGGCGTACGGTGCCCGCCGTACTCCGCCACCCCGGCTGCTCGGTGACAGCCGTGGCCGGCCGGGACCCGCGGAAGGCGGACCGCTTCGCCCAGGAGTGGCGGTGCGCCACCGCGCCGACGTACGAAGCGCTGCTCTCCCGCGATGACGTCGACGCCGTCTACATCCCCCTGCCCACCGGTCTGCATCACCCGTGGGCCGCCGCCGCCCTGCAGGCGGGCAAGCACGTTCTCGTGGAGAAGCCGATGGCCGCCACGGCCGACGAGGCCGCCGATCTGGTCGCCATGGCCCGTGAACGCGATCTGGCGATCCGAGAGAACTTCGCCTTCCTCCACCACCGGCAGCACCGCACGGTGCGCTCGCTGCTCGCCGAGGGCCGGATCGGACAACTTGAGGAGTTCCACTCGGCGTTCTGCATCCCGCCGCTCGAGGAGGGGAACATCCGCCATCGCGCCGATCTGGCGGGAGGCGCCCTGCTGGACACTGGCGTGTATCCCGTCCGCGCGGCCCAGATGTTTCTGGGCAATGATCTCGAGCTGATCGGCGCCGTGCTGCGGTATGACCGCACGCTGGGTGTGGACGTGGGAGGCACGGCCCTGCTGCGGTCTGTGCAGGGCATCGCGGCGACCCTGACGTTCGGGATCAGACATGCCTACGGCTCCGGCTACCGGCTGTGGGGCAGCGCCGCCCGCGCCGAGCTGTCGCGAGCCTTCACGCCGCCGGGGACGTGGACACCGTCCCTGCGGCTCGCGTCCCCGCCCGAAGCCGAGGAACTGCCGCTGCCGGCGGACGATCAGTTCGCCAACGCCGTCGGCTCCTTCGCCTCGGCGGTGCAGGGGATGGCGCAGGGGGAGGAACGGGCGGGCTGGGGCGCCGATGCCGTCCGCACGTTGGAGATCGTCGACGCGATCCGGCGGCACGCACGGCGGGAAGAGCTCTGATGCGCATCATCGGACGGGGGTTCATCGCCCGGCACATGACGGCGGTGGGCGACCGCCATCCACACGTCACCCTGCTCGCCGCCGGAGTCTCCAGCACCCGTGTCACCGATCCGGCCGAATTCGCCAGGGAGGCCGCACTGGTCAAGGGCGAACTGGCCCGCGCTGCGGACCGCGGAGGCATGGTGGTCTTCCTCTCCACGGCCTCGTCGTCCTTGTACGGCGTGCGCAACGAGCCGGCCCGGGAGGATGCCGAGCCGCACCCGCTCGACGGGTACGGGCAGCACAAGCTGTCCTTGGAAGAAGAAGTGCGGACCGCAGGAGCCGACTGGCTGATTCTCCGCCTCAGCCACGTGGTCGGTGTCGGCCAGCGTGAGCACCAGCTGTTCCCCTCACTGTTGCGGCAGATGCGGTCGGGCAGCGTGTCCCTCCACCTGGGGGCGAGCCGGGATCTCATCGATGTGACGGACGTGCGCACCGCACTGGACTCACTGCTGCGGCAAAAAAATCGCAATGAGGTCGTCAATGTTGCTTCAGGGATTCTGTATCCGATGGAAAAGGTTGTGGCTGGTATTGAGTCACGTCTCCGCGTCACCGTCCACAAAAACCTGATTCAGGCCCCTCCGTCCGGAACATCGGTCTCCATCGACAAACTCCGGCGACTGCTCCCCGTGTGGCCGTTCAGCTTTGGACCCGACTATACGGAGCGACTACTGGACGCCTATACGGAAAGTTACGAGCCCGACACTGGCCGCTTGGGCAAGTGAACATTCAATCAGTGTCCGGAAATTATCCCCTCGTCACATCCTCCCAGTCATAATTTAATGTTAGTGTTCGATATCGAGAACCAGCGGTGACAACCTCTGCCGCCGCTCTTCAGGTACGGGGGACAAAGACATCTTGCGACCGCGAGGACAGGCGCAGTCGACATGCACTGCGCGCACCGGGACTGACCGTCCGGAGCCTGTTTTGGGCTCTCCCCGCCAATACTCCCCCGCTTCCTGCTTTCCAAGTTGCGTCTTCTCCACGCGCTTGGCCGGAAGAATATGGGGGATAGTGGATGACCACCGAGGCAATCGCTCCGTCGACGCAGGCTGCCGTTGTGGCAGACGATCACCCCGTGGTGCGTCACGGCGTCCGGTCCGTACTTGAGAAGTGCGGCCTGGTCGTGACCGCTGAGGCGGCCAATGCCGACGAGCTTCGACAGACGGTGCAACTATGGCGGCCAAGCCTGCTGGTGGCAGACCTGAGCCTCCAGGACCGGTGGATCATCACCGAAGTCGCCGACATCTCCTTGTCATTCCCGAACTCCCGAATCCTGGTGCTCACGGAATGCCTGGATTCCACCATCGCCCAGAAAGTGATGCAGGCCGGAGTACACGGCTACATCAGAAAGGGCGCGCCGCTGACGCAGCTCTCGTCCGCGGTCGGTACGGTGATGACAGGCGGGATGTACCTTGATTCGGCCGTCGGAAAGACGGTCCTGTCGGGGAAGGAAAAGGGAGTCGTGTCCTCGCTGACCGCACGCGAGCAGAAAGTTCTCGCGCTGATCGGCGCCGGCCTGACGAACATGCAGATTGCCCGACGCATCCACGTCAGCCTCCGGACGGTGGAAGCCCATAGGGCGAGCATCAAAACGAAGACCGGGCTGCGCGACCGCAGCCAATTGAGTGCTTTCGCCCGTGAGGCAAAATTGGTCAATCTCATGGAAGTACTGTGACGATCGGCCCACCGCGGACAAGTGGCCGCTCGCCACACTGCGGATGTGAAAGGATCTCGATGTGAGCTTCCCCACCATTCAATCAATCAAGGATCCGCGCATCGCAGAAGCGAGAACACTGCTGACCCGGGCCGGTCGCCTCGCCGCTGGACGATGCCTGCTGGAAGGCGCAAGCCTCATCCAGCAGGCCCTGGTCGGCGGGGCACGACTGCGGTACGTCATGCGTGCCATCGATGCGACGGACCCCGAGCTCGAGTCCGCACTCGCTACCGCCAGCGTTCCCGTCCATGAGGTGCGCAACGGTCTGCTGCCGAAGGCAGTGGGCGGGTCCAAGCCGGTTTCCTGGGTCGCCCTCGCCGACTTGCCCGCGGAGGTCGCGGCGGACAGCGAGTGCAGCGATTTCGCCCTGGTCTGTGAGGGGATCGCCGACCCCGGCAACCTGGGGACGCTGGTGCGCTCCGCACGAGCACTCGGGGTGCGAGACGTGGTCCTGACCGACGATCAGACAGACCTCGGCTCCCGTAGGGTACTGGATGCGGCCCGGGGTTCAGTGCTGACCAGCCGGATACGCCGTTTCACCACCCCTGCCGCTGCCGTGAAGCAGCTCAAGGCGGCCGGCTATCAAGTCGTCGCCACCAGCCCCCGGGGCACCCATCTGCAGACCATGGCCCCGCTGCGCAATGGACCTGTCGCGCTCGTCATAGGCAATGAGTCCGCGGGGGTGAGCGAGGAAACGCTCGACGCCGCCGATCTGATCGTGCAGATTCCCATGGCCGGCGGCGTCGAATCGCTCAACGTCGGCGTGGCAGCCGGTATCAGCATCTATGAATTGCGGGCCAAAATGATCCTCACCATGCTTACGGAACACATCCGCGGCACGCTCGGCCGCGAGCTGAACGTCACCGCCCGCCTGGTGCGGGCCGCCCTCGACACCGAGTTGCGCAAGATCGGTGATCTCGACAGCCGGCAGATGGTGGCACTCATGGTCGTGGCATGCGAACGTTCCACCCCCCTGGCCGAGTTGCGCCGCGACATCGGCGCGGATACTGAGGAATTGACCGAGGTGCTGCGTCCGCTTCTGGACCGCGGCTACCTCGTCTCGGAATCGGCCGACGCCGTGTCTATCACCGCGGTCGGTGAGCAGGCGCTGGCGGCGATGTGGTCGTCCCAGGAGCGGGTGGAGGAGGAACTGCTCGCCGGCATGTCCTCCGGTGAACGTGACCAGCTACGCGACATGCTGCGCCGCGTACAGGCCAACGCGTCCCGGCTCTGCGAGTCCCACGAGCAGACCGGCCAGGTCACTGACCGCTGACGGCCAACTCCTCGTAGCCACCAGCTCTTTGGCCGGGTGCGCGTCCGTCCGGGCCGTCGTCCTGTCTCCGGATTCCCCGCTGGATGTCCCGGTGCCAGGCGACGGTCTCGGCCAGCCCTTCCTCGATCCGGCGGCGCGGCTGGTAGCCCAGTTCCGTGCGGATTTTGGTGATGTCGATGGCGTAACGCCGGTCGTGTCCGGGCCGGTCGGCGACGTGCTCGATCATGTCCGGCGCCGCTTCGCACAGCGCCACCAGAAGCTCGGCGAGCCGCAGGTTGCTCAGGTCGGTGCCGCCGCCCACGTTGTAGCACTGACCTGCGCGGCCACAGGTG
Proteins encoded in this region:
- a CDS encoding SRPBCC family protein, translated to MAAHTDNEIVIDAPFTTVWSIANDVTNWPDLFDGAYASAEILQGDERRLTFRLTTEPEDDGKQYSWVSERVMDRDEGTVSARRIENGPFLYMHIFQSFETLPGGSTKVRWVQDFEVLPEVPYDDAWFANRINKNCQRELVRHKEYIEARAGGRQ
- a CDS encoding MBL fold metallo-hydrolase; this translates as MDAQRTVDLGDGAFAVVNGDGGMGLSNSTVLVDDGRAVVIDTMLLPRMNARTREELRARNTTAELILNTHQHVDHMGGNGAFPGVRAVAPEGAAAALRRMAEDTAFLPRLMPAFAPELTDLELRLPEPVDPEALVLPHEARALVFENAHSIVDLAVWLPGQRLLVAGDLCFHGVTPLARHGSVAGWIGALDRLIDLEPSVVVPGHGEVTGPHVLHVLRDYLQRLWSAACRAVEEGATAADTAAVADNFDAGPVAEWGEPQRTSLNLRVALGELTGDPLPLGPPR
- a CDS encoding beta-ketoacyl synthase N-terminal-like domain-containing protein; this encodes MSNNSGGPSPRARRVVVTGIGVVNPLATGTEPFWEAVLAKKTAIGAISRFDADGLPVHLSAEVAGFRATDHVPRRLVVKSDLFAHYAMAAAGQALADASFDTEPFDPFRTGISFGNNSGGWELCERGFREYYQQHPTMINPWQATAWFPTAAQGFVSIRYGIRGFSKSFAADRASGACGLLHGMRSILRGRNDVVLAGGAEAPLTRLGMAAHVTTGDLSRASAAEDGYLPFDGERAGLVLGEGATVLVLEEREHALRRGARVLGELASAEQRTAAPDEPDGAAAALTAALHAADRAPQDVDVVFAEGAGSAESDATEARALARVFGEGCVPVTVPKAGYGHQYGASAATELVCAALSLRDGALPPTPGTRTVDERCAVDLVTETRPRAVSTTVVHSRSREGTNVAMVLTAPDRHDRRVA
- a CDS encoding acyl carrier protein produces the protein MTYYTAVRGAISALGFEDDQILPEARLRGDLELDSTELVEVSLQLQRDLGIEVKLELADDLTIADVCRIVEEAGQTTSDAGQQAG
- a CDS encoding holo-ACP synthase, yielding MPGSRPAEARVVGIGVDIVDLTRMARFLHRYPDRSLRMILGGAELAQVRCSPSPAVRLGISFGTKEACGKALGTGLAGLAWTDIEAGVESVIAGDADGEVGDDGWAVREVGVALHGAARNRAARLGIERWAARAWPLRPGALMVCAFATTGSAAGTTN
- a CDS encoding NDP-hexose 2,3-dehydratase family protein — translated: MSTPEPQRPDPAPSPLPGFRHWLDEQRRGDTHRVQRIPLDRMTKWRTDARTGNLQHESGRFFTIEGLEVSHRDGLTARWTQPVIHQPEVGLLGLLTRQFAGEPYFLVQAKTEPGNCNGVQLSPTVQATRSNFTGVHGGSAVPYLDHFLRAGPRDVLVDVLQSEHGAWCFRKRNRNMVVRVSGSCEAADGFRWLSLAELHRLLREDDLVQMDTRSVLACLLSCGLAPTGRGLHTTGEVLHRITRYRAEGAVRSRLVPLAAVGGWQRDGWSLSPAAGTGGFDVVGVDVTAPGREVAAWRQPMVAPRGTGLAAFVIRRFNGVLHALARVGVEPGSPDLAELSPTVQCFPVEDEMGSAAEKQPPFLRDVLAASPERIRFDTVLSEEGGRFLHARTRHLVVEADERWPLEEPAGFVWVTLAQLGELLRHSNYVNVQARSLAACLHSLTVNAADGTVRTGAGGH
- a CDS encoding Gfo/Idh/MocA family protein → MVRFGVLGTADIARRRTVPAVLRHPGCSVTAVAGRDPRKADRFAQEWRCATAPTYEALLSRDDVDAVYIPLPTGLHHPWAAAALQAGKHVLVEKPMAATADEAADLVAMARERDLAIRENFAFLHHRQHRTVRSLLAEGRIGQLEEFHSAFCIPPLEEGNIRHRADLAGGALLDTGVYPVRAAQMFLGNDLELIGAVLRYDRTLGVDVGGTALLRSVQGIAATLTFGIRHAYGSGYRLWGSAARAELSRAFTPPGTWTPSLRLASPPEAEELPLPADDQFANAVGSFASAVQGMAQGEERAGWGADAVRTLEIVDAIRRHARREEL
- a CDS encoding NAD(P)-dependent oxidoreductase, whose protein sequence is MRIIGRGFIARHMTAVGDRHPHVTLLAAGVSSTRVTDPAEFAREAALVKGELARAADRGGMVVFLSTASSSLYGVRNEPAREDAEPHPLDGYGQHKLSLEEEVRTAGADWLILRLSHVVGVGQREHQLFPSLLRQMRSGSVSLHLGASRDLIDVTDVRTALDSLLRQKNRNEVVNVASGILYPMEKVVAGIESRLRVTVHKNLIQAPPSGTSVSIDKLRRLLPVWPFSFGPDYTERLLDAYTESYEPDTGRLGK
- a CDS encoding response regulator transcription factor; its protein translation is MTTEAIAPSTQAAVVADDHPVVRHGVRSVLEKCGLVVTAEAANADELRQTVQLWRPSLLVADLSLQDRWIITEVADISLSFPNSRILVLTECLDSTIAQKVMQAGVHGYIRKGAPLTQLSSAVGTVMTGGMYLDSAVGKTVLSGKEKGVVSSLTAREQKVLALIGAGLTNMQIARRIHVSLRTVEAHRASIKTKTGLRDRSQLSAFAREAKLVNLMEVL
- a CDS encoding TrmH family RNA methyltransferase, producing MSFPTIQSIKDPRIAEARTLLTRAGRLAAGRCLLEGASLIQQALVGGARLRYVMRAIDATDPELESALATASVPVHEVRNGLLPKAVGGSKPVSWVALADLPAEVAADSECSDFALVCEGIADPGNLGTLVRSARALGVRDVVLTDDQTDLGSRRVLDAARGSVLTSRIRRFTTPAAAVKQLKAAGYQVVATSPRGTHLQTMAPLRNGPVALVIGNESAGVSEETLDAADLIVQIPMAGGVESLNVGVAAGISIYELRAKMILTMLTEHIRGTLGRELNVTARLVRAALDTELRKIGDLDSRQMVALMVVACERSTPLAELRRDIGADTEELTEVLRPLLDRGYLVSESADAVSITAVGEQALAAMWSSQERVEEELLAGMSSGERDQLRDMLRRVQANASRLCESHEQTGQVTDR